One stretch of Pandoraea oxalativorans DNA includes these proteins:
- a CDS encoding indolepyruvate ferredoxin oxidoreductase family protein produces MNAPVNPSLLAALESVTLDDKYTLERGRAYMSGIQALVRLPMLQQARDAAAGLSTAGFISGYRGSPLGGLDLSLWKAKQHLAGHNIVFQPGLNEDLAATAVWGSQQVNLYPAKFDGVFSMWYGKGPGVDRSMDVLKHGNSAGSSKHGGVLVLAGDDHAAKSSTLAHQSEHVFKAAGIPVLFPSNVQEYLDYGLHGWAMSRYSGLWVAMKCVTDVVESSASVMIDPHNVDIRVPNDFIMPPDGLNIRWPDPPLVQEARMIDYKWYAALAYIRANKLDRVTVDSPNARFGIMTGGKAYLDVCQALADLGLDDATCQRIGIRLYKVGCVWPLEAQGARAFAQGLQEILVVEEKRQILEYQIKEELYNWRDDVRPRVYGKFDEKDGAGGEWSVPMANWLLPAHYELSPALIAKAIATRLEKFELPSDVRERIAARLRVIEAKEQALSKPRIAVERKPWFCSGCPHNTSTNVPEGSRAIAGIGCHYMTVWMDRKTDTFSQMGGEGVPWIGQAPFSCDEHIFANLGDGTYFHSGLLAIRAAISSKVNITYKILYNDAVAMTGGQPVDGTLTVPQIVAQVDAEGAAKIVIVTDEPEKYDGVKLVGDIPIYHRSELDRVQRELRLVKGTSILIYDQTCATEKRRRRKRGAYPDPAKRVVINESVCEGCGDCSVKSNCLSVEPLETEFGTKRQINQSTCNKDFSCLNGFCPSFVTVEGGQLRKPKTAQVDSSGLPPLPEPALPTIARPYGILVTGVGGTGVVTIGGLLGMAAHLENKGVTTLDVTGLAQKGGAVTSHVQIAQQPEDIHATRIAMGDARVVIGCDAITTASDDTLSRVQHGVTNIVVNSAHTPTAEFIRNPNWRFPGASTENDIRAAAGENVDFVDANHLSLRLLGDTIYTNPFVLGYAWQKGWVPLSYAALTRAIELNGVAIEKNKQAFEWGRRAAHDLATVRKLAQQGEAPESSATGGKLITLHSPRALDLLIQRRYDQLVAYQDRAYAERFKQTVDRVRAAESALPNENAQMPLTEAVARALHKLMAYKDEYEVARLYTDPAFMKKLHEQFEGDFSLRFHLAPPSLAKHDDKGHLVKKAYGPWMMKAFGVLAKFKGLRGGAFDIFGRTQERRTERALIGEYETLVNELLSRLNEHNVSLAVQLAELPQEIRGYGHVKEQNLAATRIKWAKLLAQFRDGDSHRVAA; encoded by the coding sequence ATGAACGCCCCCGTCAATCCGAGCTTGCTGGCCGCACTAGAATCGGTCACGCTCGACGACAAATACACGCTCGAGCGCGGTCGCGCTTACATGAGCGGCATCCAGGCCCTGGTTCGACTACCGATGTTGCAGCAGGCGCGCGACGCCGCTGCCGGGCTCAGCACCGCAGGTTTCATCTCGGGCTATCGCGGCTCGCCGCTGGGCGGTCTCGACCTCTCGCTATGGAAAGCGAAGCAGCACCTCGCCGGTCATAACATCGTCTTCCAGCCGGGTCTGAACGAAGACCTCGCGGCCACGGCCGTGTGGGGTTCGCAGCAGGTCAATCTGTACCCCGCGAAGTTCGATGGCGTGTTCTCCATGTGGTACGGCAAGGGACCGGGCGTCGACCGTTCGATGGACGTGCTCAAGCACGGCAACTCGGCTGGCTCGTCGAAGCACGGCGGCGTGCTGGTGCTCGCAGGCGACGATCACGCCGCCAAATCCTCCACGCTCGCACACCAGTCCGAACACGTCTTCAAGGCCGCGGGCATTCCGGTGCTGTTCCCGTCGAACGTGCAGGAGTACCTCGACTACGGTCTGCACGGCTGGGCGATGAGCCGCTATTCCGGTCTGTGGGTCGCGATGAAATGCGTGACGGACGTGGTCGAATCGTCGGCCTCCGTGATGATCGATCCGCACAACGTCGACATTCGTGTGCCGAACGATTTCATCATGCCGCCCGACGGCCTGAACATCCGCTGGCCCGATCCGCCGCTGGTGCAGGAAGCGCGGATGATCGACTACAAGTGGTACGCCGCCCTCGCCTACATCCGCGCCAACAAGCTCGACCGCGTGACGGTCGACTCGCCCAACGCGCGCTTCGGCATCATGACCGGCGGCAAGGCTTATCTCGACGTTTGTCAGGCGCTCGCCGACCTCGGTCTCGATGACGCCACGTGCCAGCGCATCGGCATCCGTCTGTACAAGGTTGGCTGTGTGTGGCCGCTTGAAGCGCAGGGAGCGCGCGCGTTCGCACAAGGGCTTCAGGAAATTCTGGTGGTCGAGGAAAAACGTCAGATCCTCGAATACCAAATCAAGGAAGAGCTGTACAACTGGCGCGACGACGTGCGTCCGCGCGTGTACGGCAAGTTCGACGAAAAGGACGGTGCCGGTGGCGAATGGTCGGTGCCCATGGCCAACTGGCTGCTGCCCGCCCATTACGAACTCTCGCCCGCGCTTATCGCGAAGGCCATTGCCACGCGTCTGGAAAAGTTCGAGTTGCCGAGCGACGTGCGCGAGCGCATTGCTGCGCGTCTGCGCGTGATCGAAGCGAAGGAACAGGCGCTGTCCAAGCCGCGCATCGCCGTGGAGCGCAAACCGTGGTTCTGCTCCGGCTGCCCGCACAACACGTCGACCAACGTGCCCGAAGGGTCGCGCGCCATCGCAGGCATCGGCTGCCACTACATGACCGTGTGGATGGACCGCAAGACGGACACCTTCTCACAGATGGGCGGCGAAGGCGTGCCCTGGATCGGTCAGGCGCCGTTCTCGTGCGACGAACACATCTTCGCGAACCTCGGCGACGGCACCTACTTCCACTCGGGTCTGCTCGCGATTCGCGCAGCGATCTCGTCGAAGGTCAACATCACTTACAAGATTCTGTACAACGATGCGGTCGCGATGACCGGAGGCCAGCCGGTCGACGGCACCCTCACCGTGCCGCAGATCGTGGCGCAGGTCGATGCCGAAGGTGCGGCGAAGATCGTCATCGTGACGGACGAACCCGAGAAGTACGACGGCGTGAAGCTCGTCGGCGACATTCCCATTTATCACCGCAGCGAACTCGACCGCGTACAGCGTGAACTGCGTCTGGTGAAGGGCACGTCGATCCTGATTTACGACCAGACGTGCGCCACGGAGAAGCGCCGCCGCCGCAAACGCGGTGCGTATCCCGATCCGGCCAAGCGTGTGGTCATCAACGAGTCGGTCTGCGAAGGCTGTGGCGACTGTTCGGTGAAGTCGAACTGTCTGTCGGTGGAGCCGCTGGAGACGGAATTCGGCACGAAGCGTCAGATCAATCAGTCCACGTGCAACAAGGACTTCTCGTGCCTGAACGGCTTCTGCCCGAGCTTCGTGACGGTGGAAGGCGGTCAGCTCCGTAAGCCGAAGACGGCACAGGTCGACAGCAGCGGTCTGCCGCCGTTGCCGGAACCGGCACTGCCGACGATTGCGCGTCCGTACGGCATTCTCGTGACGGGCGTGGGCGGCACGGGCGTGGTGACGATCGGCGGCCTGCTCGGTATGGCGGCGCACCTGGAGAACAAGGGCGTTACGACGCTCGACGTGACCGGTCTCGCCCAGAAGGGCGGCGCGGTGACGAGCCACGTGCAGATCGCGCAGCAGCCCGAAGACATTCACGCCACGCGTATTGCCATGGGCGACGCGCGCGTGGTGATCGGCTGCGACGCCATCACGACCGCCAGCGACGACACGCTCTCGCGCGTCCAGCACGGCGTGACGAACATCGTCGTGAACAGCGCACACACGCCGACGGCCGAGTTCATCCGCAACCCGAACTGGCGTTTCCCCGGCGCAAGCACGGAGAACGATATTCGTGCAGCGGCGGGCGAGAACGTCGACTTCGTCGATGCGAACCATCTCTCGCTGCGCCTGCTCGGCGACACGATCTACACGAATCCGTTCGTGCTCGGCTACGCGTGGCAGAAGGGCTGGGTGCCGCTCTCGTACGCAGCGCTCACGCGCGCCATCGAACTGAACGGCGTGGCCATCGAGAAGAACAAGCAGGCGTTCGAGTGGGGGCGTCGCGCCGCACACGACCTCGCCACGGTGCGTAAGCTCGCGCAGCAGGGTGAAGCGCCCGAGTCGTCGGCCACCGGCGGCAAGCTGATCACGCTGCATTCGCCGCGCGCGCTCGACTTGCTGATCCAGCGTCGCTACGACCAGCTCGTCGCGTATCAGGATCGTGCTTACGCAGAGCGCTTCAAGCAGACGGTGGACCGTGTGCGTGCGGCCGAGTCGGCCCTGCCGAACGAGAACGCGCAAATGCCGCTGACCGAAGCCGTGGCCCGTGCGCTGCACAAGCTCATGGCCTACAAGGACGAGTACGAAGTCGCACGTCTGTACACCGATCCGGCGTTCATGAAGAAGCTCCACGAGCAGTTCGAAGGCGACTTCTCGCTGCGCTTCCATCTCGCCCCGCCGTCGCTCGCCAAGCACGACGACAAGGGTCATCTCGTAAAGAAGGCCTACGGTCCGTGGATGATGAAGGCGTTCGGCGTGCTGGCGAAGTTCAAGGGGCTGCGTGGCGGTGCGTTCGATATCTTCGGCAGGACGCAGGAGCGTCGCACGGAACGTGCGCTGATCGGCGAGTACGAGACGCTGGTGAACGAACTGCTGTCGCGTCTGAACGAGCACAACGTCTCGCTGGCCGTGCAACTCGCGGAGCTACCTCAGGAAATTCGCGGCTACGGCCACGTGAAGGAGCAGAACCTCGCCGCCACGCGCATCAAGTGGGCGAAGTTACTCGCACAGTTCCGTGACGGCGATTCGCATCGCGTCGCCGCTTGA
- a CDS encoding TetR/AcrR family transcriptional regulator — translation MARTKAPDHESQREQILDVAADAFARASYPSTSMSELAAACGTSKARLYHYYASKDAILFDLLERYTKRLMLIVTEVEALGQRRGLSERDTFHELIRAFLDEYETSQTRHIALLNDVKFLNDEQREIVLNRQRDVVAAFARQLTRAFPDRVAKHNQTALTMMLFGMINWTFTWLKPGGRMRYRDFANEVIAVLEHGLAAPLPEGIEAAIPAPATPEKS, via the coding sequence ATGGCACGTACCAAAGCGCCCGATCACGAATCGCAGCGCGAACAGATTCTCGACGTCGCCGCCGACGCCTTTGCCCGCGCGAGCTATCCGAGCACGTCGATGTCCGAACTGGCCGCCGCCTGCGGCACATCCAAGGCCCGGCTGTATCACTACTACGCCAGCAAGGACGCCATCCTTTTCGATCTGCTTGAGCGCTACACCAAGCGCCTGATGCTGATCGTCACCGAGGTCGAGGCGCTCGGCCAGCGTCGCGGACTGTCGGAGCGTGACACCTTCCACGAACTGATCCGTGCGTTCCTCGACGAGTACGAGACGTCGCAGACGCGTCACATCGCCTTGCTCAACGACGTCAAGTTCCTGAACGACGAGCAACGCGAGATCGTGCTCAACCGCCAGCGCGACGTGGTCGCCGCGTTTGCACGCCAGCTCACGCGCGCCTTCCCCGACCGGGTCGCAAAGCACAATCAGACCGCGCTGACGATGATGCTGTTCGGCATGATCAACTGGACCTTCACGTGGCTCAAACCGGGCGGCCGCATGCGTTATCGCGACTTCGCCAACGAAGTCATTGCGGTGCTCGAACATGGCCTCGCAGCGCCGTTGCCCGAGGGCATCGAAGCCGCAATCCCGGCCCCGGCGACGCCCGAAAAATCATAA
- a CDS encoding GNAT family N-acetyltransferase codes for MTAPNHTPDVARATVAANERSSVLIRELTSGDIHRLQRHFLALGEEDRLLRFGQAVSDDIITRYVASLDFSRDSVFGVYDDNLALVAVAHVAQLPDGKKGRVAEFGVSVLESARGLGIGSRLFERAAIHCRNKRVDTLYMHCLSRNARMMRIAKKAGMEINFAYGEADGYLSLPPADTQSMLSEMMQDQIAAFDYALKRQLRNARRLVGALLPNQRAA; via the coding sequence ATGACTGCCCCGAACCACACGCCCGACGTCGCACGCGCGACGGTTGCCGCCAACGAGCGGTCGAGCGTGCTGATTCGTGAGCTGACGTCCGGCGACATCCACCGACTCCAGCGCCACTTCCTGGCGCTCGGCGAAGAAGACCGCCTGCTGCGCTTCGGTCAGGCCGTCTCAGACGACATCATCACGCGCTACGTCGCCAGCCTCGATTTCTCCCGTGACAGCGTCTTTGGCGTCTATGACGACAATCTCGCGCTCGTCGCCGTGGCTCACGTCGCCCAACTGCCGGACGGCAAGAAGGGCCGTGTCGCGGAGTTCGGCGTCTCGGTGCTCGAATCGGCCCGCGGCCTGGGCATCGGCTCGCGTCTGTTCGAGCGCGCTGCGATCCATTGCCGCAACAAGCGCGTCGATACGTTGTACATGCACTGTCTCTCGCGCAACGCCCGCATGATGCGCATTGCGAAGAAGGCCGGTATGGAGATCAACTTTGCCTACGGCGAGGCAGACGGTTACCTGAGCTTGCCCCCGGCCGACACGCAGTCGATGCTCTCGGAAATGATGCAGGATCAGATCGCCGCGTTCGACTACGCGCTCAAGCGTCAATTGCGCAACGCGCGTCGCCTGGTCGGTGCACTGCTGCCGAATCAGCGGGCCGCCTGA
- the paaC gene encoding 1,2-phenylacetyl-CoA epoxidase subunit PaaC — translation MKPTQEHLSYLLRLADNALILGQRNAEWCGHGPVLEEDIALTNLSLDLIGQARMLYQHAAQLETELTGFAKQEDDYAFWRDEFAFRNWTLVELPHYGPTAGTTAAERDYAVTIVRNFLYSALMVEVWQALAQSADETLAAIAAKSVKEAHYHLHHARDWLVRFGDGTEESHRRAQAALDYLVPYMNEIFKRDTLEDTVAAAGTGVTMADLKDAWQATVSDALAEATLTAPVGGAFESTGKFGHHSEHMSYLLGEMQGLARQHPGATW, via the coding sequence ATGAAACCGACGCAGGAACATCTGTCCTATCTGCTGCGCCTCGCCGACAACGCGCTGATCCTCGGTCAGCGCAACGCGGAATGGTGTGGTCACGGCCCCGTGCTGGAAGAAGACATCGCGCTCACCAACCTGAGCCTCGATCTCATCGGACAGGCACGCATGCTGTATCAGCACGCCGCCCAGCTCGAAACCGAACTCACCGGCTTTGCCAAGCAAGAAGACGACTACGCCTTCTGGCGCGACGAATTCGCCTTCCGTAACTGGACACTCGTCGAGCTGCCCCACTACGGCCCGACCGCCGGCACCACGGCCGCCGAGCGCGATTACGCCGTCACCATCGTGCGCAATTTCCTCTACTCGGCGCTGATGGTCGAAGTGTGGCAAGCGCTTGCGCAATCGGCCGACGAAACGCTCGCCGCCATCGCCGCCAAGTCGGTCAAGGAAGCGCACTATCACCTGCACCACGCACGCGACTGGCTCGTGCGCTTCGGCGACGGTACGGAAGAATCGCATCGCCGCGCACAGGCCGCGCTCGACTATCTCGTGCCGTACATGAACGAGATCTTCAAGCGCGACACGCTCGAAGACACGGTGGCCGCCGCCGGTACCGGTGTGACGATGGCCGATCTGAAGGACGCATGGCAAGCCACCGTCAGCGACGCCCTTGCAGAAGCCACGCTCACCGCGCCGGTCGGCGGTGCGTTCGAGAGCACCGGCAAGTTCGGTCATCACTCCGAGCACATGAGCTATCTGCTCGGCGAGATGCAGGGGCTGGCCCGTCAGCATCCCGGCGCCACCTGGTAA
- the paaB gene encoding 1,2-phenylacetyl-CoA epoxidase subunit PaaB: MTQASNKEWPLWEVFVRSKMGLEHKHSGSLHAADAEMALRMARDVYTRRQEGVSIWVVPSVAITASAPEDKAELFDPAADKIYRHPTFYQLPEEVNHM; encoded by the coding sequence ATGACGCAAGCAAGCAACAAGGAATGGCCCCTCTGGGAAGTGTTCGTGCGCAGCAAGATGGGCCTCGAACACAAACACAGCGGCAGCCTGCACGCCGCCGACGCCGAGATGGCGCTGCGCATGGCGCGCGACGTCTACACGCGCCGTCAGGAAGGCGTGAGCATCTGGGTCGTGCCGTCGGTCGCCATCACGGCCTCGGCGCCGGAAGACAAGGCCGAGCTGTTCGATCCGGCCGCCGACAAGATCTACCGTCACCCGACCTTCTACCAACTGCCGGAAGAAGTGAATCACATGTAA
- a CDS encoding DUF1835 domain-containing protein → MNTIHDVCGDIAAQQLRAAMAQAQRADPVLVLRDDLAIGPLREIDENERQRAAFWQRVMPSARRDYAGELREELASLHRLVEGDNAVVCWHGDSASDQLTLRRVAFMLRGTPARLNEILLRGSDLTGAVNGSDANRRTSVGMYAPEVLAERFGRIAPISLLRIGRLSLEWRALKQVNTQVRRWVHNTFEGATFAEIDDQILTRAPVAWTPMAAFLGEMMPRVEGFFATDSFLLWRCRELGAAGRLALRGDTTAAAACDLRLE, encoded by the coding sequence ATGAATACCATCCATGACGTCTGTGGCGATATCGCCGCGCAGCAATTGCGTGCGGCGATGGCGCAAGCGCAACGCGCCGACCCTGTACTGGTTCTGCGCGACGATCTGGCCATCGGCCCGTTGCGCGAGATCGACGAGAACGAACGCCAGCGTGCCGCTTTCTGGCAGCGCGTCATGCCATCGGCCCGCCGCGACTACGCCGGCGAACTGCGCGAAGAACTGGCGTCGCTGCATCGCCTCGTCGAAGGCGACAACGCGGTGGTGTGCTGGCACGGCGACAGCGCGTCCGATCAGTTGACGCTGCGTCGCGTGGCCTTCATGCTGCGCGGCACGCCCGCCCGCCTGAACGAGATCTTGCTGCGAGGCAGCGACCTGACCGGTGCGGTGAACGGGAGCGACGCGAACCGCCGCACCAGCGTCGGCATGTACGCCCCGGAGGTGCTGGCCGAGCGCTTCGGTCGCATCGCCCCGATTTCGCTGCTGCGCATTGGCCGTCTGTCGCTGGAATGGCGAGCGCTCAAGCAAGTGAATACGCAAGTCCGGCGCTGGGTGCACAACACGTTCGAAGGCGCGACGTTCGCCGAGATCGACGATCAGATTCTGACTCGCGCCCCGGTGGCCTGGACACCGATGGCGGCATTTCTCGGCGAAATGATGCCGCGCGTCGAAGGTTTTTTCGCCACCGACAGTTTTCTTTTGTGGCGCTGCCGCGAACTCGGTGCGGCAGGCCGACTCGCGTTGCGCGGTGACACTACGGCCGCCGCCGCGTGCGATTTACGACTGGAGTAA
- the paaD gene encoding 1,2-phenylacetyl-CoA epoxidase subunit PaaD: MPTTNLFAHAMTNLPLTPPVAPDVLTPASEASLPLAWQTLEAVPDPEIPVVSIRELGILRDVRVVTNGEGRAAFEIVITPTYSGCPAMQQIAEDIAAAMTHAGLGPWHVKTVLAPAWTTDWISPEAREKLRGYGIAPPTGAQAVSADAPRKITFYGRPKDGVPCPHCGSTHTEVVSAFGSTACKAHYVCRTCQEPFDYFKPY, encoded by the coding sequence ATGCCTACGACGAACCTGTTTGCCCACGCGATGACGAATCTGCCGCTCACCCCTCCCGTTGCGCCCGACGTGCTCACGCCGGCCTCGGAGGCGTCGCTGCCGCTCGCCTGGCAAACCCTCGAAGCGGTACCCGACCCGGAAATTCCTGTCGTGTCGATTCGGGAGCTCGGCATTCTGCGCGATGTGCGCGTCGTGACGAACGGCGAAGGCCGCGCGGCGTTCGAAATCGTGATTACGCCCACGTACTCGGGCTGCCCGGCGATGCAGCAGATCGCCGAGGACATCGCGGCGGCCATGACCCACGCCGGGCTCGGCCCGTGGCACGTCAAGACCGTACTCGCTCCCGCGTGGACGACGGACTGGATCAGCCCGGAAGCCCGCGAAAAACTGCGCGGCTACGGCATTGCGCCGCCCACAGGGGCGCAAGCCGTGTCGGCCGACGCGCCACGCAAGATCACGTTCTACGGCCGTCCGAAAGACGGCGTGCCGTGCCCGCATTGCGGCTCGACGCATACCGAAGTCGTCTCCGCCTTCGGCTCGACCGCCTGCAAGGCACATTACGTTTGCCGCACGTGCCAAGAGCCGTTCGACTACTTCAAGCCCTATTGA
- the paaE gene encoding 1,2-phenylacetyl-CoA epoxidase subunit PaaE: protein MTTPQFHSLTIREIRPETADAISIAFTVPDTLRDAYRFTQGQFLTLKTEIDGEEARRSYSICVGVPEYEATGELRVGIKRVPGGKFSNFANDQLKPGQQLDVMTPDGRFFTRLSANNAKHYVGFAGGSGITPMLALIKTTLATEPDSQFTLVYGNRSVPAIMFAEALEDLKNTYLGRLRLYHVLSDEAQEVELFNGLLNQDKCSAFLETLIPAASIDEAFICGPGPMMDAAEAALAAAGVAKEKIHVERFGVPSPQAGVKPVVITDDTPMAELVVVMDGKERRLRQPYEGQSILDTGLAAGLSLPYACKGGVCCTCRAKVLEGEVAMEKNYTLEDYEVEQGFVLTCQARPLTERVVVSYDER from the coding sequence ATGACGACCCCGCAATTCCATTCGCTGACGATTCGCGAAATCCGGCCCGAGACCGCCGACGCCATCTCCATCGCCTTCACGGTGCCGGACACGCTGCGCGACGCCTATCGCTTCACACAAGGCCAGTTCCTCACGCTCAAGACCGAGATCGACGGTGAAGAAGCCCGTCGCTCCTACTCGATCTGCGTAGGCGTTCCCGAATACGAAGCGACGGGCGAACTGCGCGTGGGCATCAAGCGCGTGCCCGGCGGCAAGTTCTCGAACTTCGCGAACGATCAGCTCAAGCCGGGGCAGCAACTCGACGTCATGACCCCCGACGGCCGTTTCTTCACGCGCCTGTCGGCCAACAACGCCAAGCATTACGTCGGCTTCGCCGGTGGCTCGGGCATCACGCCGATGCTGGCGCTCATCAAGACCACGCTCGCCACGGAGCCGGACAGCCAGTTCACGCTCGTCTACGGCAACCGTTCGGTGCCCGCGATCATGTTCGCGGAAGCGCTCGAAGACCTGAAGAACACGTATCTGGGACGTTTGCGTCTGTATCACGTGCTGTCCGACGAAGCACAGGAAGTCGAGCTGTTCAACGGCCTGCTCAATCAGGACAAGTGCAGCGCGTTCCTGGAGACGCTGATTCCGGCAGCGAGCATCGACGAAGCCTTCATCTGCGGCCCCGGCCCGATGATGGACGCCGCCGAAGCCGCGCTCGCCGCCGCAGGTGTTGCCAAGGAAAAGATCCACGTCGAGCGTTTCGGTGTGCCGTCGCCGCAAGCGGGCGTGAAGCCGGTCGTCATTACCGACGACACGCCGATGGCCGAGCTGGTCGTCGTGATGGATGGCAAGGAGCGTCGGCTGCGTCAGCCGTATGAAGGCCAGAGCATTCTGGATACGGGTCTGGCGGCCGGGCTGTCGCTGCCGTACGCCTGCAAGGGCGGCGTGTGCTGCACCTGCCGCGCCAAGGTGCTCGAAGGCGAGGTCGCCATGGAAAAGAACTACACGTTGGAAGACTACGAAGTCGAACAGGGCTTCGTGCTGACGTGCCAGGCGCGTCCGCTCACGGAGCGCGTCGTGGTCAGCTACGACGAGCGTTGA
- a CDS encoding NADP-dependent malic enzyme — protein MDEQLKQSALAYHENPRPGKISVTPTKPLSNQIDLSLAYSPGVAYACEAIAEDPLAANRYTSRSNLVGVITNGTAVLGLGNIGPLAAKPVMEGKGCLFKKFAGIDVFDIELAEHDPDKLVEAIAMLEPTLGGINLEDIKAPECFYIEKKLRERMKIPVFHDDQHGTAIIASAAILNGLKVVGKDIAKVKLVCSGAGAAAIACLDLLVNLGLKKENILVLDSKGVIHTGRDKLDESKARYAVTTEARTLADASNGADVFLGCSTAGVLSADMVKTMGTKPLILALANPEPEIRPEIAKAARPDCIIATGRSDYPNQVNNVLCFPFIFRGALDVGATTITEEMKLATVRAIAELAQEEEQSEEVARAYEGQSLEFGPEYIIPKPFDPRLIIKIAPAVAQAAMDSGVATRPIKDMDAYREQLGTTVYRTGFIMRPVFAAARARFGNDAARIVFAEGEDERVLRAAQFVLAERIAKPIIIGRPAVVEMRLQKIGSKLKPGVDFEIVNPEDDARYQRCWQAYHNLGARHGVTPEVAKAAMRKDNTLIGAILVHLGEADGMVCGMIDTYHRHLDVVDQVLGRAAGVENYAAMNLLMLENRNLFISDTYVNEVPTSEQLAEMTVLAAKEIERFGIAPKVALLSNSNFGSVKSASAQRMARAAELLAARAPSLEVDGEMHGDAALSETIRRAAYPASRLSGEANLLVMPNVEAANITYNLLKMTGGEGVTVGPFLLGCAKPVHILTPAATVRRIINMTAVAAANVTR, from the coding sequence ATGGATGAACAACTGAAACAAAGCGCCCTGGCGTACCACGAGAACCCGCGTCCGGGCAAAATCTCGGTGACGCCGACCAAGCCGCTGTCGAACCAGATCGATCTGTCGCTGGCTTACTCCCCCGGCGTGGCCTACGCCTGTGAAGCCATTGCGGAAGACCCCCTCGCCGCCAATCGCTACACGTCGCGCAGCAACCTCGTGGGTGTGATTACCAACGGTACGGCCGTGCTGGGTCTGGGCAACATCGGCCCGCTCGCCGCCAAGCCGGTGATGGAAGGCAAGGGCTGCCTGTTCAAGAAGTTCGCCGGCATCGACGTGTTCGACATCGAACTCGCCGAGCACGACCCGGACAAGCTGGTCGAAGCCATCGCCATGCTGGAGCCGACGCTGGGCGGCATCAACCTCGAAGACATCAAGGCGCCCGAGTGCTTCTACATCGAGAAGAAGCTGCGTGAGCGCATGAAGATTCCGGTCTTCCACGACGATCAGCACGGCACCGCCATCATCGCTTCGGCCGCTATCCTCAACGGCCTGAAGGTCGTTGGCAAGGACATCGCGAAGGTCAAGCTGGTTTGCTCGGGCGCAGGCGCTGCCGCCATCGCCTGTCTGGATCTGCTGGTGAACCTCGGCCTCAAGAAGGAGAACATTCTCGTTCTCGACTCGAAAGGCGTGATCCACACCGGCCGCGACAAGCTCGACGAGAGCAAGGCGCGTTACGCCGTGACCACCGAAGCGCGTACGCTGGCCGATGCCAGCAACGGCGCAGACGTGTTCCTCGGCTGCTCGACTGCGGGCGTGCTGAGCGCGGACATGGTCAAGACGATGGGCACGAAGCCGCTGATTCTCGCGCTCGCCAACCCGGAGCCGGAAATCCGCCCGGAGATCGCGAAGGCTGCGCGTCCGGACTGCATCATCGCGACCGGTCGTTCGGACTACCCGAACCAGGTCAACAACGTGCTGTGCTTCCCGTTCATCTTCCGTGGCGCGCTCGACGTGGGTGCCACCACCATTACGGAAGAGATGAAGCTCGCCACCGTGCGTGCCATCGCCGAACTGGCGCAGGAAGAAGAGCAGAGCGAAGAAGTCGCGCGCGCCTATGAAGGCCAGTCGCTCGAATTCGGTCCGGAATACATCATTCCGAAGCCGTTCGATCCGCGTCTGATCATCAAGATCGCCCCGGCCGTGGCGCAAGCCGCGATGGATTCGGGTGTGGCTACGCGTCCGATCAAGGACATGGACGCCTACCGCGAACAACTCGGCACGACCGTATATCGCACCGGCTTCATCATGCGTCCGGTGTTCGCCGCCGCGCGTGCGCGCTTCGGTAACGACGCTGCCCGCATCGTGTTCGCCGAGGGCGAAGACGAGCGCGTGCTGCGCGCCGCCCAGTTCGTGCTGGCCGAGCGTATCGCCAAGCCGATCATCATCGGTCGTCCGGCCGTGGTGGAAATGCGTCTGCAGAAGATCGGCTCGAAGCTCAAGCCGGGTGTCGACTTCGAGATCGTGAATCCGGAAGACGACGCGCGCTATCAGCGCTGCTGGCAGGCGTATCACAACCTCGGCGCACGCCACGGTGTGACGCCGGAAGTCGCCAAGGCCGCCATGCGCAAGGACAACACCCTGATCGGTGCCATCCTCGTCCATCTGGGCGAAGCCGACGGCATGGTCTGCGGCATGATCGATACGTACCACCGCCATCTGGATGTGGTCGATCAGGTGCTGGGTCGTGCGGCGGGCGTCGAGAACTACGCGGCGATGAACCTGCTGATGCTGGAGAACCGCAACCTGTTCATCAGCGACACGTACGTGAACGAAGTGCCGACGTCGGAACAGCTCGCCGAAATGACGGTGCTGGCCGCGAAGGAAATCGAGCGCTTCGGCATCGCCCCGAAGGTGGCGCTGCTCTCGAACTCGAACTTCGGCAGCGTGAAGTCGGCATCCGCTCAGCGCATGGCCCGTGCCGCCGAACTGCTGGCTGCGCGTGCGCCGTCGCTGGAAGTGGACGGCGAAATGCACGGCGACGCCGCGTTGTCGGAGACGATCCGCCGTGCCGCCTACCCGGCATCGCGTCTGTCGGGCGAAGCGAACCTGCTCGTCATGCCGAACGTGGAAGCGGCCAACATCACGTACAACCTGCTCAAGATGACGGGCGGCGAAGGCGTGACGGTGGGCCCGTTCCTGCTGGGCTGCGCCAAGCCGGTTCACATCCTGACGCCGGCCGCGACCGTGCGCCGCATCATCAACATGACGGCCGTCGCTGCGGCGAACGTCACGCGTTGA